A stretch of the Kushneria konosiri genome encodes the following:
- the rpsC gene encoding 30S ribosomal protein S3 translates to MGQKVNPVGIRLGIVKDHTSVWYAERGAYADKLNNDLEVRSFLSERLKSASVSKIHIERPANNARITIHTARPGIVIGKKGEDVERLRRDLTNLMGVPVHVNIEEVRKPELDAALVAQNVAGQLERRVMFRRAMKRAVQNAMRLGAKGIRIQLSGRLGGAEIARTEWYREGRVPLHTLRADIDYSVYEAHTTYGVIGVKVWIFKGEILGGIEEVRAKQNNSQTGAPGKKKGSK, encoded by the coding sequence ATGGGTCAAAAAGTCAATCCAGTCGGTATTCGTCTCGGGATCGTCAAGGACCACACTTCCGTGTGGTACGCCGAGCGCGGTGCTTATGCCGACAAGCTTAATAACGATCTCGAAGTTCGCAGTTTTCTGTCCGAGCGTCTGAAAAGCGCCTCTGTCAGCAAAATTCACATCGAGCGTCCGGCCAACAACGCCCGTATTACCATCCATACCGCTCGTCCGGGTATCGTGATCGGCAAGAAGGGTGAAGATGTCGAGCGTCTGCGTCGTGATCTGACCAATCTCATGGGCGTGCCTGTTCACGTCAACATTGAGGAAGTTCGCAAGCCTGAACTCGACGCTGCGCTGGTAGCGCAGAACGTTGCTGGTCAGCTCGAGCGTCGCGTCATGTTCCGTCGTGCCATGAAGCGTGCGGTACAAAACGCCATGCGTCTGGGCGCCAAGGGTATCCGGATTCAGCTTTCCGGTCGTCTTGGTGGTGCAGAAATCGCGCGTACGGAATGGTATCGCGAAGGCCGTGTTCCCCTTCACACCCTGCGTGCCGATATCGATTACTCGGTTTACGAGGCGCACACCACTTACGGTGTCATCGGTGTCAAGGTGTGGATCTTCAAGGGCGAAATTCTTGGTGGGATCGAAGAAGTCCGTGCGAAGCAGAATAATTCGCAGACTGGCGCTCCCGGCAAGAAGAAAGGTTCCAAGTAA
- the rplV gene encoding 50S ribosomal protein L22: MEEVAAKLRGARLSAQKARLVADQVRGKPVAEALNILAFSPKKAAVLVRKVLQSAIANAEENNGMDIDELRVSTICVDEGMTLKRILPRAKGRADRIMKRTCHITVKVAEK; this comes from the coding sequence ATGGAAGAAGTAGCTGCTAAATTGCGCGGCGCTCGCCTGTCCGCCCAGAAGGCTCGTTTGGTGGCAGATCAGGTGCGGGGCAAGCCGGTCGCAGAGGCACTGAATATCCTGGCATTTTCGCCCAAAAAGGCGGCTGTGCTGGTGAGAAAGGTACTGCAATCCGCTATCGCCAACGCGGAAGAAAATAACGGCATGGACATCGACGAGCTTCGCGTCTCGACCATCTGTGTCGATGAGGGCATGACGCTCAAGCGTATTCTGCCGCGTGCCAAGGGCCGTGCGGATCGCATCATGAAGCGTACCTGCCATATCACCGTCAAGGTAGCCGAGAAGTAG
- the rpsS gene encoding 30S ribosomal protein S19: MPRSLKKGPFIDLHLLKKVEAAVEKSDRKPIKTWSRRSMILPNMVGLTIAVHNGRQHVPVHVSEEMVGHKLGEFAATRTYRGHAADKKAKR, from the coding sequence GTGCCACGTTCACTTAAGAAAGGTCCCTTCATTGACCTTCATCTTTTGAAGAAGGTTGAGGCGGCTGTGGAAAAGAGCGACCGCAAACCGATCAAGACCTGGTCGCGTCGCTCGATGATCCTGCCCAATATGGTAGGACTCACCATTGCTGTCCATAACGGTCGCCAGCATGTACCGGTTCACGTCTCCGAAGAGATGGTGGGCCACAAGCTGGGCGAATTTGCTGCCACCCGCACCTATCGCGGTCACGCGGCTGACAAGAAAGCCAAGCGGTAA
- the rplW gene encoding 50S ribosomal protein L23, with product MNQERVFQVLLGPHMTEKAAYAAERNQYVFKVASDATKPEIKKAVEALFEKKVDSVQVLNMKGKVKRNARGEGHRSGYRKAYVTLAAGETLEDFTGAE from the coding sequence ATGAATCAGGAACGCGTATTCCAGGTGCTGCTTGGTCCGCACATGACCGAGAAGGCGGCCTACGCTGCAGAGCGTAACCAGTACGTCTTCAAGGTCGCCAGCGATGCTACCAAGCCCGAAATCAAAAAGGCCGTTGAAGCTCTTTTTGAAAAGAAGGTCGACAGCGTCCAGGTCCTGAACATGAAGGGCAAGGTCAAGCGTAATGCTCGTGGCGAAGGCCATCGCAGCGGTTATCGCAAGGCCTACGTCACCCTGGCTGCGGGCGAAACGCTCGAAGACTTCACCGGCGCCGAGTGA
- the rplD gene encoding 50S ribosomal protein L4: MNLNLAGAGAGAVEISDDTFGKEFNEALVHQVVTAYLAGARQGTRAQKNRSDVSGGGKKPWRQKGTGRARAGTIRSPIWRTGGVTFAARPQDHSQKVNRKMYRAAMRSILSELVRQERLVAVDAFTVDSPKTKQLVGRLSDLGLEKVLIVTDELDQNLYLAARNIPNVNVIEASSADPVSLIAYDKVLMTVPALRKFEEKLA; the protein is encoded by the coding sequence ATGAATCTCAATCTTGCAGGTGCAGGAGCCGGGGCCGTCGAGATTTCCGACGACACCTTTGGCAAGGAATTCAACGAGGCGCTGGTTCACCAGGTCGTGACTGCCTATCTGGCAGGCGCGCGTCAGGGTACCCGTGCACAGAAAAACCGTTCTGACGTCAGCGGTGGCGGCAAGAAGCCGTGGCGTCAGAAGGGCACCGGTCGTGCTCGTGCCGGTACCATCCGTTCGCCGATCTGGCGTACCGGTGGTGTGACCTTTGCGGCCCGTCCGCAGGATCACTCCCAGAAGGTCAATCGCAAGATGTACCGCGCTGCCATGCGCTCCATTCTTTCGGAGCTTGTGCGTCAGGAACGTCTGGTCGCTGTTGATGCCTTTACCGTAGACAGCCCCAAGACCAAGCAGCTGGTTGGTCGTCTTTCCGACCTCGGTCTGGAAAAGGTGCTGATCGTGACTGACGAGCTGGATCAGAATCTATATCTGGCCGCTCGCAACATTCCCAATGTGAATGTGATCGAAGCGTCGAGCGCGGATCCTGTCAGCCTGATTGCCTATGACAAGGTGCTGATGACCGTACCCGCCCTCCGCAAGTTCGAGGAGAAGCTGGCATGA
- the rplC gene encoding 50S ribosomal protein L3 gives MSIGLVGKKSGMTRIFTEDGASVPVTVIEVEPNRVTRIKTLESDGYRAVQVTAGSRKAKHLTKAIAGQYASAGVEAGRFLAEFRLSEGEEDPQSGSELTVSLFEAGQLIDVTGTSKGKGFQGAVKRWNFRTQDATHGNSLSHRAPGSIGQCQTPGRVFKGKKMAGQMGNERVTVQSLEIVRVDTERNLLLVKGAVPGAAGSDVIVRTAVKAR, from the coding sequence ATGTCTATCGGTTTAGTCGGTAAAAAGAGCGGCATGACCCGTATCTTTACCGAAGATGGCGCATCTGTGCCGGTAACCGTAATTGAAGTCGAGCCCAACCGCGTCACGCGTATCAAGACTCTCGAGTCTGATGGGTACCGTGCCGTACAGGTTACTGCAGGCTCGCGCAAGGCCAAGCACCTCACCAAGGCAATTGCCGGGCAGTATGCCAGCGCAGGTGTTGAGGCCGGTCGTTTCCTCGCGGAATTCCGTCTTTCCGAAGGCGAAGAAGATCCGCAGTCCGGAAGCGAGCTCACCGTATCCCTCTTCGAAGCAGGCCAGCTCATCGACGTCACTGGTACGTCAAAGGGCAAGGGTTTCCAGGGCGCAGTCAAGCGCTGGAACTTCCGTACGCAGGACGCCACTCACGGTAACTCTCTGTCGCATCGCGCGCCGGGTTCCATCGGTCAGTGCCAGACGCCGGGTCGCGTCTTCAAGGGCAAAAAGATGGCCGGTCAGATGGGTAACGAGCGTGTCACCGTTCAGAGCCTTGAAATCGTCCGTGTTGACACCGAACGCAATCTGTTGCTGGTAAAGGGCGCCGTACCTGGTGCTGCCGGTAGCGATGTGATCGTGCGCACCGCTGTCAAAGCTCGCTGA
- the rpsJ gene encoding 30S ribosomal protein S10: protein MQNQKIRIRLKAFDHRLIDQSAQEIVDTAKRTGAQVRGPIPLPTRRERYTILISPHVNKDARDQYEIRTHKRVLDIVEPTEKTVDALMKLDLAAGVDVQIKVD, encoded by the coding sequence ATGCAGAACCAAAAGATTCGCATTCGCTTGAAAGCCTTTGATCATCGTCTTATCGATCAGTCCGCACAGGAAATTGTGGATACTGCCAAGCGCACTGGTGCGCAGGTTCGCGGTCCCATTCCGCTGCCGACCAGGCGTGAACGGTATACCATTCTGATTTCTCCGCACGTCAACAAGGACGCGCGCGATCAGTATGAGATTCGTACCCACAAGCGTGTGCTGGATATCGTTGAGCCGACCGAGAAAACGGTTGATGCACTGATGAAGCTTGATCTGGCAGCTGGTGTAGACGTACAGATCAAGGTTGATTAA
- the tuf gene encoding elongation factor Tu, with translation MAKEKFERSKPHVNVGTIGHVDHGKTTLTAALTRVSAEVFGGDWREFATIDNAPEERERGITISTAHVEYQSETRHYAHVDCPGHADYVKNMITGAAQMDGAILVCSAADGPMPQTREHILLSRQVGVPFVVVFLNKADMVDDEELLELVEMEVRELLSEYDFPGDDTPIIIGSALMALEGKDDNGMGTTAVANLVRAMDEYIPEPERAIDQPFLMPIEDVFSISGRGTVVTGRIERGIVKPGEEVEMIGLKDTVKTTVTGVEMFRKLLDEGRAGENVGALLRGTKRDDVERGQVLAKPGSIKPHTKFESEVYILSKEEGGRHTPFFKGYRPQFYFRTTDVTGTCELPEGVEMVMPGDNVKMVITLIAPIAMEDGLRFAIREGGRTVGAGVVAKIIE, from the coding sequence GTGGCCAAGGAAAAATTTGAACGTTCCAAACCGCACGTAAACGTAGGCACCATCGGTCACGTTGACCATGGTAAAACTACGCTGACTGCGGCCCTGACACGTGTTTCTGCCGAGGTGTTCGGTGGTGACTGGCGTGAATTTGCTACCATCGACAACGCTCCTGAAGAGCGTGAGCGTGGTATCACGATCTCGACAGCACACGTTGAATACCAGTCTGAAACGCGCCACTACGCGCACGTTGACTGCCCGGGGCACGCTGACTACGTCAAGAACATGATCACCGGTGCTGCCCAGATGGACGGCGCTATCCTGGTCTGTTCCGCAGCTGACGGCCCGATGCCGCAGACTCGCGAGCACATCCTGCTGTCTCGTCAGGTCGGCGTTCCGTTTGTCGTTGTCTTCCTGAACAAGGCTGATATGGTCGATGACGAAGAGCTGCTCGAGCTGGTCGAGATGGAAGTTCGTGAACTTCTGTCCGAGTATGACTTCCCGGGTGATGACACGCCGATCATCATCGGTTCTGCTCTGATGGCACTGGAAGGCAAGGACGACAATGGCATGGGTACCACCGCCGTTGCCAACCTCGTTCGCGCCATGGATGAGTATATCCCCGAGCCTGAGCGTGCCATTGATCAGCCGTTCCTGATGCCGATCGAAGACGTCTTCTCCATCTCTGGTCGTGGTACCGTTGTGACCGGTCGTATCGAGCGCGGTATCGTCAAGCCGGGCGAAGAAGTCGAGATGATCGGCCTCAAGGACACCGTCAAGACTACCGTTACCGGTGTCGAGATGTTCCGTAAGCTGCTCGACGAAGGTCGTGCTGGTGAGAACGTTGGTGCCCTGCTGCGTGGTACCAAGCGTGATGACGTCGAGCGTGGTCAGGTTCTGGCCAAGCCGGGCAGCATCAAGCCGCACACCAAGTTCGAGTCCGAAGTCTACATCCTGTCCAAGGAAGAGGGTGGCCGTCACACGCCGTTCTTCAAGGGCTACCGTCCGCAGTTCTACTTCCGTACCACTGACGTGACCGGTACCTGTGAACTGCCGGAAGGCGTTGAAATGGTCATGCCGGGCGACAACGTTAAAATGGTGATCACCCTGATCGCTCCGATCGCCATGGAAGACGGCCTGCGCTTCGCTATCCGCGAAGGCGGTCGTACCGTTGGCGCTGGTGTTGTTGCCAAGATCATCGAGTGA
- the fusA gene encoding elongation factor G, which yields MARKTPLKRYRNIGICAHVDAGKTTTTERVLFYTGLSHKIGEVHEGAAVMDWMEQEQERGITITSAATTCFWSGMNQQFDEHRINIIDTPGHVDFTIEVERSLRVLDGAIVVLCGSSGVQPQTETVWRQANRYEVPRMVFVNKMDRAGADFFMVVEQMRKRLGANAVPIQINWGAEDEFKGVIDLLQMKAILWNEEDKGMTYDLVDIPAELQETAQEWHEHMVESAAEASEELMEKYLEGGELSIEEIKAGLRRRTLDNEIVLVTCGSAFKNKGVQAMLDAVIEYLPSPTEVKAIEGELDDAAGTIETREADDSAPFSSLAFKIATDPFVGTLTFIRVYSGVLNSGDQVYNSVKDKKERVGRIVQMHSNSRQEIKEVYAGDIAACVGLKDVTTGDTLCDPNSKIVLERMEFPEPVISVAVEPKSKADQEKMGIALGKLAQEDPSFRVKTDEETGQTIISGMGELHLDILVDRMRREFKVEANIGKPQVAYRETIKKSVEQEGKFVRQSGGRGQFGHVYLRIEPLTDEDRGDDPEMTFKFSSEIVGGVVPKEYVPAVEKGAFEQLQNGVIAGYPMINVKVALYDGSYHDVDSNENAFKVASSMAIKEGARKAGAVLLEPVMSVEVVTPEDFMGDVMGDLNRRRGLVQGMDDTTSGKVIRAMVPLGEMFGYATDLRSQTQGRASYSMEFAKYDEAPSSIVEAVINQK from the coding sequence GTGGCACGCAAGACTCCTCTTAAGCGCTACCGCAATATCGGTATCTGCGCCCACGTTGATGCCGGCAAGACAACGACGACCGAACGCGTGCTCTTCTATACGGGTCTTTCTCACAAGATCGGTGAAGTGCATGAAGGTGCCGCTGTCATGGACTGGATGGAGCAGGAGCAGGAGCGTGGTATTACCATCACCTCTGCTGCGACCACCTGTTTCTGGAGTGGCATGAATCAGCAGTTCGATGAGCATCGCATCAACATCATCGACACCCCCGGGCACGTTGACTTCACCATCGAAGTTGAACGTTCCCTGCGTGTGCTTGATGGTGCGATCGTCGTGCTGTGCGGCAGCTCCGGTGTTCAGCCGCAGACCGAAACCGTCTGGCGCCAGGCCAACCGTTATGAAGTTCCCCGCATGGTGTTCGTCAACAAGATGGACCGTGCCGGTGCCGACTTCTTCATGGTTGTTGAGCAGATGCGCAAGCGTCTGGGCGCCAATGCCGTGCCGATCCAGATCAACTGGGGTGCGGAAGACGAATTCAAGGGCGTCATCGACCTTCTTCAAATGAAGGCCATTCTCTGGAATGAAGAAGACAAGGGCATGACCTATGACCTCGTCGACATTCCGGCTGAGCTGCAGGAAACGGCTCAGGAATGGCATGAGCATATGGTCGAATCTGCCGCTGAAGCTTCTGAAGAATTGATGGAGAAGTATCTCGAAGGCGGTGAGCTTTCCATCGAGGAAATCAAGGCTGGCCTGCGTCGTCGTACGCTGGACAACGAAATCGTACTGGTAACCTGTGGCTCGGCGTTCAAGAACAAGGGCGTACAGGCCATGCTGGATGCGGTTATCGAGTATCTGCCGTCGCCGACCGAGGTCAAGGCCATCGAAGGTGAGCTGGATGACGCGGCGGGGACCATTGAGACTCGCGAAGCCGATGACAGTGCGCCTTTCTCTTCACTGGCGTTCAAGATCGCGACCGACCCGTTTGTCGGAACGCTGACCTTTATCCGCGTATACTCTGGCGTGCTTAACTCCGGCGACCAGGTCTATAACTCGGTGAAGGACAAGAAGGAGCGTGTTGGGCGTATCGTTCAGATGCACTCCAACAGCCGTCAGGAAATCAAGGAAGTTTACGCAGGCGATATCGCTGCCTGTGTCGGTCTCAAGGATGTCACTACCGGTGATACCCTGTGTGATCCGAACTCCAAGATCGTTCTTGAGCGCATGGAATTCCCCGAGCCGGTCATTTCGGTTGCCGTTGAACCGAAATCCAAGGCTGACCAGGAGAAGATGGGTATTGCTCTGGGCAAGCTGGCTCAGGAAGATCCCTCTTTCCGCGTCAAGACCGACGAGGAAACCGGCCAGACCATCATCTCCGGTATGGGCGAGCTTCACCTGGATATCCTCGTTGACCGCATGCGTCGCGAGTTCAAGGTCGAGGCCAATATCGGCAAGCCGCAGGTAGCCTATCGCGAGACGATCAAGAAGAGCGTCGAGCAGGAAGGCAAGTTTGTCCGTCAGTCCGGTGGTCGTGGTCAGTTCGGCCATGTCTACCTGCGCATTGAGCCGCTGACCGATGAAGACCGCGGTGATGATCCGGAAATGACCTTCAAGTTCAGCTCCGAGATCGTCGGTGGTGTAGTACCCAAGGAATATGTGCCGGCAGTCGAGAAGGGTGCCTTTGAGCAGCTGCAGAACGGTGTCATCGCCGGTTATCCGATGATCAACGTCAAGGTAGCGCTGTATGACGGTTCCTATCACGACGTCGACTCCAATGAGAATGCCTTCAAGGTTGCCTCTTCCATGGCAATCAAGGAGGGCGCACGCAAGGCCGGAGCAGTACTGCTCGAGCCGGTGATGAGCGTCGAAGTGGTAACACCCGAAGACTTCATGGGTGATGTCATGGGCGACCTTAACCGTCGGCGTGGTCTTGTTCAGGGTATGGATGACACTACTTCCGGTAAGGTTATCCGTGCCATGGTGCCGCTGGGTGAGATGTTCGGTTATGCGACCGATCTGCGTTCTCAGACCCAGGGCCGCGCAAGCTACTCCATGGAGTTTGCGAAGTACGATGAGGCACCGTCCAGCATCGTCGAAGCCGTCATCAACCAGAAATGA
- the rpsG gene encoding 30S ribosomal protein S7, producing the protein MPRRRIAAKRDILPDPKFGSERLAKFMNHLMISGKKSVAERIVYGALDRVAERSNDEPLDIFDKALEAIQPMVEVKSRRVGGATYQVPVEVRPSRRQALAMRWMVDAARNRGEKTMVQRLAGEMLDAAEGKGAAVKKREDVHRMAEANKAFSHYRF; encoded by the coding sequence ATGCCTAGAAGACGTATTGCGGCGAAGCGCGACATCCTGCCGGATCCCAAGTTCGGAAGTGAGCGCCTTGCCAAGTTCATGAATCACCTGATGATCAGCGGCAAGAAATCCGTCGCCGAGCGCATCGTTTATGGTGCGCTGGATCGGGTTGCCGAACGCTCCAATGATGAGCCGCTGGACATTTTCGACAAGGCACTGGAAGCCATCCAGCCAATGGTCGAAGTAAAATCACGTCGTGTTGGCGGTGCTACCTATCAGGTACCCGTCGAAGTGCGTCCTTCCCGTCGTCAGGCGCTGGCCATGCGCTGGATGGTAGATGCAGCACGTAATCGTGGTGAAAAGACCATGGTGCAGAGGCTGGCCGGCGAAATGCTGGACGCGGCTGAAGGCAAGGGTGCTGCTGTCAAGAAGCGTGAAGACGTCCATCGTATGGCTGAAGCCAACAAGGCCTTCTCTCACTACCGCTTCTAA
- the rpsL gene encoding 30S ribosomal protein S12, protein MATINQLVRKPRKRPQAKSDVPALQACPQRRGVCTRVYTTTPKKPNSALRKVCRVRLTNGYEVASYIGGEGHNLQEHSVVLIRGGRVKDLPGVRYHTVRGALDTSGVQNRKQSRSKYGTKKPKS, encoded by the coding sequence ATGGCAACGATTAATCAGCTGGTGCGCAAGCCTCGCAAGCGCCCGCAGGCCAAAAGCGACGTGCCTGCTCTGCAGGCATGCCCGCAACGCCGCGGTGTTTGCACGCGCGTTTATACGACCACGCCCAAGAAGCCGAACTCGGCCCTGCGTAAGGTTTGCCGTGTTCGCCTGACCAACGGTTACGAAGTCGCTTCGTATATCGGCGGTGAAGGTCACAACCTTCAGGAGCACTCCGTGGTCCTGATCCGTGGCGGCCGTGTAAAGGACCTTCCGGGTGTGCGTTATCACACTGTTCGCGGTGCGCTGGATACCTCCGGTGTTCAAAACCGTAAGCAGTCGCGCTCGAAGTACGGCACCAAGAAGCCGAAATCCTGA